A stretch of Vigna angularis cultivar LongXiaoDou No.4 chromosome 4, ASM1680809v1, whole genome shotgun sequence DNA encodes these proteins:
- the LOC108330120 gene encoding uncharacterized protein LOC108330120 has translation MVIFAFPQFSLDKHDPVFPFCNMSQMLTPYIDTHAAAMSTRNQFHSTFGEEPLCTIGFVSDYTSKRKWRQDGFDQTDPALYSRLSIDSPISLQPSSFPPVLIGTIFFVHHAKARETCFKPPQHRQAHGLRQRPGGRAVAASGSLGNCAYLACEEENTKRRRSAMTDEVYGNAFGHAEGAVATSGAKWGHTGNPIGLTLKPQSQSLTPLFSYPSHLSSIKTVIVSGSLPRFPPPKLCICHRPLLRRPSQSPLPRDRISTDAAGSITIFDVDGFIHLITLSVHCKSAINDLALHPSGERALTVALTTASSSSTLSAAVVNLDKEATLVKFNVTGDHFFVAAKEKGFVQQTEDARIFFELECSKPVLCAAPARVEVAKEIAFERIIQGGYKPLNFITRIWCNSMIPK, from the exons ATGGTAATATTTGCCTTCCCTCAATTCAGTCTAGATAAACACGATCCCGTCTTTCCCTTCTGCAACATGTCACAAATGCTTACACCATACATCGATACGCATGCAGCAGCCATGTCTACCCGCAATCAATTTCATTCCACTTTCGGGGAAGAGCCCCTGTGCACGATAGGTTTTGTCTCTGATTATACATCAAAGAGGAAATGGCGTCAGGATGGCTTTGACCAAACTGATCCAG CCTTGTATAGTAGACTCTCCATTGATTCTCCTATTTCCCTGCAACCATCATCTTTTCCTCCCGTTCTGATTGGCACCATCTTTTTTGTCCATCAC GCAAAAGCAAGAGAGACATGTTTCAAACCCCCTCAACACCGTCAAGCTCACGGACTACGGCAACGGCCGGGTGGAAGAGCTGTTGCGGCGTCAGGTTCTTTGGGGAACTGCGCTTATCTCGCGTGCGAAGAAGAGAATACGAAGAGGAGAAGGAGCGCGATGACCGATGAGGTTTACGGCAACGCCTTTGGCCATGCGGAGGGGGCCGTCGCCACATCTGGAGCCA AATGGGGGCACACAGGAAACCCTATCGGTCTCACCCTAAAGCCACAGTCTCAATCCCTAACCCCTCTTTTCTCCTACCCTTCCCATCTCTCCTCTATAAAAACTGTCATCGTCTCAGGTTCCCTCCCTCGGTTCCCTCCACCAAAACTTTGCATCTGTCACCGCCCTCTCCTTCGACGCCCCTCCCAATCTCCCCTTCCCCGCGACCGCATCTCCACCGACGCCGCTGGCTCCATCACCATTTTTGACGTAGATGGCTTCATCCATCTAATCACGCTCTCCGTCCACTGCAAATCCGCTATCAACGACCTTGCCTTGCACCCGTCCGGTGAGCGCGCCCTCACTGTTGCCCTGACAACTGCCTCGTCGTCGTCAACCTTGTCCGCGGCCGTCGTCAACCTCGACAAGGAAGCTACTCTGGTCAAGTTCAATGTGACCGGCGACCATTTTTTTGTGGCCGCGAAGGAGAAGGGTTTTGTCCAACAGACTGAGGATGCACGCATATTTTTCGAATTGGAATGCTCCAAGCCCGTTCTCTGCGCTGCTCCTGCTAGG GTAGAGGTCGCAAAAGAAATAGCTTTTGAGCGTATCATTCAAGGAGGATACAAACCTTTGAATTTTATTACAAGAATCTGGTGCAATTCTATGATTCCTAAATGA
- the LOC108331632 gene encoding DNA-directed RNA polymerases IV and V subunit 2, with translation MGHIGSSKDGTKAGMATAMMDIDGDSGDDDLDPTNAEILEEFGGEDAFRYHCKKFSMLFFEEYGLISHQINSYNHYVNVGLQRTFDGFGDLVVTPGFDPSKKGDNEHYRYASIKFGKVKLDKPMVWGGELNNQELKMLPRHARLQRMTYASKMKILVKVQVYVPKKVRSDKFKTGKEEFLDKEILTEDESEIIIGKLPVMVKSDLCWMKGEKDDCEFDHGGYFLIKGAEKTFIAQEQLYLKRLWVINSPGWMIAYKSQMKRNRMVIKLVGNSRNEGGENGDMFLTVYFLSVEVPVWVLFFALGVGSDKDVVDLIGCDNDDVRIQNILLASVCDADEKCGAFRSGRNAVQYLEKCIKGVQFPPPESIEECLEIYVFPGISGLNRKARFLAYMVKGLLLAYTGRRKCDNRDDFRNKRLELANELLERELKVHIAHVRKRMSKALQRDLYGDRDVRPIEYYVDASIITNGLQRAFSTGAWSHPYKRMERISGVVATVGRTNPLQTMAELRRARQQVQYTGKVGDARYPHPSHWGKVCFLSTPDGENCGLVKNMAVTGLVSTDVSNASESILPTLLDCGMEELVNDTKTHLGNKDKVFLNGDWVGVCPDSSWFVAELRSKRRKNELPHQVEIKRDQSQHEVRIYSDAGRILRPLLVVGNLLKIKRFKSERYSFLTLLEEGVVELIGPEEEEDCCTAWGVQYLFGKEGKRSVKYTHCELDMSFLLGLSCSLVPFANHDHARRVLYQSQKHSSQAIGFSTLNPNIRVDTLSHRLHYPQRPLFQTMTSDCLGKPTYPLGQSKIHPKAEFYNGQNAIVAVNVHLGYNQEDSLVMNRASLQRGMFRSEHIRSYKSEIDNKDSSEKKRKPEGNINFGKLQSKIGRVDSLDDDGFPYVGANLQSGDIIIGRCAESGADHSVKLKHTERGYVQKVVLSSNDEGKNFAAVSLRQVRSPVLGDKFSSMHGQKGVLGFLECQENFPFTRQGIVPDIVINPHAFPSRQTPGQLLEAALGKGIACGGKLRHATPFSTPSVDAITDQLHRAGFSRWGNERVYNGRTGEMVRSLIFMGPTFYQRLHHMSEDKVKFRNTGPVHPLTRQPVADRKRFGGIKFGEMERDCLIAHGASANLYERLFTLSDSSQIHICTQCKNVSNVILRPVSGGRKVRGPYCRHCESADDIVVAHVPYGAKLLCQELFSMGINLKFETQLC, from the exons ATGGGTCACATCGGTTCCAGCAAGGATGGCACAAAGGCAGGGATGGCCACCGCGATGATGGATATCGACGGTGACAGCGGCGACGATGACCTCGACCCGACCAACGCCGAAATCCTTGAAGAATTCGGCGGAGAGGACGCATTCCGGTACCACTGCAAGAAGTTCTCGATGCTGTTCTTTGAGGAGTACGGTCTGATCAGCCACCAAATAAACTCCTACAACCACTACGTCAACGTCGGCCTCCAGAGAACTTTCGACGGCTTCGGTGACTTGGTCGTAACGCCCGGCTTCGACCCTTCCAAGAAGGGAGATAACGAGCACTACCGCTACGCCTCCATCAAGTTCGGCAAGGTCAAGCTCGACAAGCCCATGGTCTGGGGCGGTGAGTTAAACAACCAGGAGTTGAAGATGCTTCCGCGACACGCGCGGCTTCAGAGGATGACCTACGCGTCGAAAATGAAAATCTTAGTTAAAGTTCAG GTGTATGTTCCGAAGAAGGTTCGGAGTGATAAGTTCAAGACTGGGAAGGAAGAGTTCCTTGATAAGGAGATTCTGACGGAAGACGAGAGCGAGATCATTATTGGCAAATTGCCTGTCATGGTCAAGTCGGATTTATGTTGGATGAAAGGTGAAAAGGATGATTGTGAATTTGACCATGGAGGTTATTTTCTCATAAAGGGTGCCGAGAAG ACTTTTATTGCACAGGAGCAACTGTATTTAAAGAGGCTTTGGGTTATAAACAGTCCAGGTTGGATGATTGCCTACAAGTCACAGATGAAGAGAAATAGGATGGTTATTAAACTGGTAGGCAATTCTAGGAATGAAGGAGGGGAGAATGGAGACATGTTTCTTACTGTGTATTTTTTATCTGTTGAGGTTCCTGTGTGGGTACTATTTTTCGCACTTGGTGTCGGATCTGATAAAGATGTTGTAGATCTCATTGGCTGTGACAATGATGATGTTAGAATTCAGAATATTCTCCTTGCGTCTGTTTGTGATGCTGATGAGAAATGTGGCGCATTTCGGAGTGGTAGGAATGCAGTTCAATATTTAGAGAAGTGTATAAAGGGTGTCCAATTTCCACCTCCTGAGTCTATTGAGGAGTGCCTTGAAATTTATGTCTTTCCTGGAATCAGCGGCTTAAACAGAAAGGCACGTTTCCTTGCATATATGGTGAAGGGTCTCTTGCTGGCTTATACTGGTCGCAGAAAATGCGACAACAGGGATGATTTCCGTAATAAAAGGCTTGAATTGGCCAATGAGCTTCTTGAGCGTGAGTTGAAAGTGCATATAGCACATGTTCGGAAGAGAATGTCCAAGGCACTGCAAAGGGATCTCTATGGAGATAGAGATGTACGCCCCATTGAGTATTATGTTGATGCGTCAATAATTACAAATGGTTTGCAAAGGGCATTTTCAACCGGAGCATGGTCACATCCGTACAAGAGGATGGAAAGGATCTCTGGTGTGGTTGCAACTGTTGGGCGCACCAATCCCTTACAAACCATGGCTGAGCTAAGAAGAGCAAGGCAGCAAGTTCAGTACACGGGAAAAGTTGGGGATGCTAGATATCC GCATCCTTCTCACTGGGGCAAGGTTTGTTTTCTCTCTACCCCAGATGGTGAAAATTGTGGACTAGTAAAAAATATGGCTGTCACCGGACTAGTAAGCACTGATGTATCTAATGCATCTGAATCTATACTGCCTACATTGTTGGATTGTGGGATGGAAGAACTTGTCAATGATACTAAAACTCATCTGGGAAACAAAGACAAAGTCTTCCTAAACGGTGATTGGGTTGGAGTATGCCCTGATTCCAGTTGGTTTGTGGCTGAGCTACGAAGTAAAAGACGAAAAAATGAACTGCCCCATCAG GTGGAAATCAAGAGAGATCAATCTCAACATGAAGTGCGTATATACTCTGATGCAGGAAGGATTCTACGACCTCTTTTAGTAGTAGGTAATctactaaaaattaaaagatttaaatcaGAACGTTATTCTTTCCTTACTTTACTGGAAGAAGGTGTTGTTGAGCTAATTGGACCTGAAGAAGAGGAAGACTGCTGTACTGCCTGGGGCGTTCAGTATTTATTTGGAAAAGAGGGGAAAAGATCTGTCAAGTACACTCACTGTGAACTTGATATGTCATTCTTATTGGGTTTAAGTTGTTCACTTGTCCCATTTGCCAATCATGACCATGCAAGGAGGGTGCTCTACCAATCTCAGAAGCACTCCTCACAGGCTATTGGCTTTTCTACTTTAAACCCGAATATTAGAGTTGATACTTTGTCTCATCGGTTACACTATCCCCAAAGGCCCCTTTTTCAAACAATGACTTCAGATTGTCTTGGAAAACCAACTTATCCACTGGGTCAAAGCAAAATACATCCAAAGGCGGAATTCTATAATGGGCAGAACGCAATTGTGGCTGTCAATGTACATCTAGGATACAATCAAGAAGATTCCTTGGTGATGAATCGGGCTTCATTGCAGCGTGGTATGTTCAGATCTGAGCACATAAGGAGTTACaaatctgaaattgataataaggATTCTTCAGAGAAGAAGCGCAAACCTGAAGgcaatataaattttggaaagCTTCAAAGTAAAATTGGTCGAGTTGATAGCCTTGATGATGATGGTTTTCCATATGTTGGGGCAAATTTGCAAAGTGGTGATATTATTATTGGGCGGTGTGCTGAGTCTGGTGCAGACCATAGTGTGAAGTTAAAGCACACTGAAAGGGGTTATGTACAAAAGGTTGTGCTGTCTTCAAATGACGAGGGGAAAAATTTTGCTGCGGTTTCATTGAGACAG GTTCGAAGTCCAGTTCTTGGTGATAAGTTCTCCAGTATGCATGGACAAAAGGGTGTTTTGGGATTTCTGGAGTGTCAGGAAAATTTTCCTTTCACTAGACAAGGCATTGTTCCTGATATAGTCATTAATCCGCATGCCTTTCCCTCGCGACAAACTCCTGGCCAACTCCTAGAAGCTGCTTTAGGAAAGGGGATTGCTTGTGGTGGTAAACTGAGACATGCTACGCCTTTCTCCACTCCTTCTGTAGATGCCATTACTGACCAGCTTCACAG AGCTGGGTTTTCAAGATGGGGAAACGAGAGGGTATACAATGGAAGGACTGGTGAGATGGTCCGATCACTCATTTTTATGGGACCAACGTTTTACCAACGTCTGCATCATATGTCTGAAGACAAGGTGAAATTCCGCAACACCGGTCCTGTTCACCCTTTGACCCGACAGCCTGTAGCTGACAGAAAACGATTTGGAGGTATCAAGTTTGGTGAAATGGAGCGCGATTGCTTGATAGCTCATGGTGCTTCAGCCAACCTGTATGAACGCCTCTTTACACTCAGTGACTCGTCTCAGATTCACATCTGCACCCAATGCaaaaatgtttcaaatgtgATCTTGCGGCCAGTCTCTGGTGGCCGGAAAGTACGAGGACCTTATTGCCGCCACTGTGAATCCGCTGATGACATTGTGGTTGCCCATGTTCCATACGGAGCAAAATTGTTATGCCAGGAGCTCTTTAGCATGGGCATAAATCTTAAATTTGAAACCCAACTTTGCTAG
- the LOC108330059 gene encoding uncharacterized protein LOC108330059 — MVSKTMRHTPRICVHCVFLCYVLILLNSVCASASSSSRCKAWLVQSIPTNMPHLHHIPGTLSTGDVLRWLAANSTTRLHIIAQYWQLLPSPNDPRSGDYGYTQRQMHEFGASEGVSLYQELDATAERNVSIRLLSHSGVYPTFTSEPSKLAVGRPNVENVTLLLEDWWGSGIVHAKVWISDSRDVYIGSANNDWKSLTQVKELGIYFTDCPEIAEKVELYFDNLWTLASLDSSAYTKTVFDQEWQVERKFPCWSHFIDHKERCKSPLPRYLKTPHVAGYPILSDPYMFVISFQTPGTNYSTKLPQVSYLSFAPQELLFGKYQADEQAWIDTIKSVGDKQAVRISTMDWLGQSQFMDQTIYWSSLSSAISEVVFSKNATVQLLVAYWAHSISNTDVYLKSLLYTNNLCSSSKYNKCSGKVEIKYYVVPDFNMTGPAIHGGTKTGNKYPDFTRVNHGKYAVSDVRAHIGTSNLVWDYFYTTAGVSFGTNNTAIISKLGEIFNADWNSPYAVPLEELEKGHKRSI; from the exons ATGGTATCGAAAACCATGAGACACACTCCCAGGATTTGTGTCCACTGTGTCTTTTTGTGTTATGTATTGATTTTGTTGAACAGTGTTTGTGcatcagcatcatcttcttctcGCTGTAAAGCATGGTTAGTGCAATCCATTCCCACCAATATGCCCCACCTACACCATATTCCTGGCACCCTCTCTACTG GGGATGTGCTTCGGTGGCTGGCTGCAAACTCCACCACGAGGCTTCACATAATTGCTCAATATTGGCAGCTTCTACCTTCCCCCAACGATCCTCGATCTGGGGACTATGGTTACACTCAACGTCAGATGCATGAATTTGGTGCCAGTGAAGGTGTTTCTCTTTATCAAGAATTAGATGCTACTGCTGAGCGGAATGTTAGCATCCG GTTACTGTCCCACTCTGGAGTATATCCAACTTTTACCTCAGAACCATCCAAACTTGCTGTCGGAAGGCCAAATGTCGAAAATGTGACATTGCTGCTGGAGGATTGGTGGGGCTCCGGCATTGTTCATGCCAAAGTTTGGATATCTGATAGTAGGGATGTGTATATTGGATCTGCAAACAATGACTGGAAATCTCTCACACAG GTCAAAGAACTTGGAATTTACTTTACTGATTGTCCTGAAATAGCTGAAAAGGTCGAGCTGTACTTTGACAATTTGTGGACACTAGCATCCCTCGATTCTTCAGCTTACACGAAAACAGTGTTTGATCAAGAGTGGCAAGTGGAGAGGAAGTTTCCTTGCTGGTCACATTTCATTGATCATAAAGAGAGATGCAA GTCACCTCTTCCTCGATATCTGAAGACTCCTCATGTTGCAGGATATCCTATTCTGTCTGACCCTTACATGTTTGTGATTTCATTTCAAACCCCTGGGACTAACTATTCAACAAAGCTCCCCCAAGTCAGCTATCTATCCTTTGCACCCCAAGAG CTATTATTTGGCAAATATCAAGCTGATGAGCAGGCATGGATTGATACAATCAAGTCTGTTGGAGATAAGCAGGCAGTAAGAATCAGTACAATGGACTGGTTAGGTCAGTCACAATTTATGGACCAAACAATTTACTGGTCATCCTTATCATCTGCAATATCAGAG GTGGTGTTTTCGAAGAATGCAACAGTACAGCTACTGGTGGCATATTGGGCACACTCCATCAGTAACACAGATGTGTACCTCAAGTCTCTTCTCTACACCAACAACCTCTGCTCTTCCTCAAAGTACAACAAATGCTCTGGGAAAGTTGAGATAAAATACTATGTGGTTCCTGATTTCAACATGACAGGACCTGCTATTCATGGAGGAACTAAAACAGGAAACAAATACCCTGATTTTACAAGAGTGAATCATGGAAAATATGCAGTTAGTGATGTAAGGGCACACATTGGGACTAGCAACCTTGTATGGGACTACTTCTACACAACGGCAGGTGTCAGCTTTGGGACAAACAACACTGCCATCATCTCTAAACTTGGGGAAATTTTCAATGCTGATTGGAACTCACCCTATGCTGTTCCATTAGAAGAGCTGGAGAAAGGTCACAAAAGGTCAATTTAA
- the LOC108330866 gene encoding BTB/POZ domain-containing protein NPY1 translates to MKFMKLGSKPDALQADGNSIRYVSSELATDVTVTVGDVTFHLHKFPLLSKSNKLQKLVSKANEESSDDIYLDDFPGGPKAFEICAKFCYGMTVTLNAYNVVAARCAAEYLEMTEDVDRRNLVLKIEVFLNSSIFRCWKDSIIVLQTSKSLLPWSEDLKIIGRCIDSIASKTSVDPAYITWSYTYNRKLAEPDKIVEDKMTFLEKIESVPKDWWVEDICELDIDLYKRVMVAVKSKGRMDGLVIGEALKTYALRWIPDSVDTLVSGANASRTKSVVETIVCLLPYDNGIGCSCSFLLKLLRVAILVSANESSTKELMKSISLKLHEACVKDLLIPVRSPQTTTYDVHLVQGLLNQYMNDKKGSCGMEVVEEKHGEDEYTLARRSLLNVGKLVDGYLGEIAHDPNLGLSSFADLAQSIPGFARPDHDGLYRAIDIYLKEHPELTKAERKKLCGLMDVRKLTADASMHAAQNEYLPLRVVVQVLFFDQVRSSISFQSLGHNSTYDPSSSPMNRDEGCKKMMEDSCQPLNNQMSHLRIKDEELHKNGKLGKKNGKNSKSGLQLLPSRSRRIFDKLWSVRKVLGENRSSDTSGSSSSPTSLGHGDTKSCSLSLRHQRHSIS, encoded by the exons ATGAAGTTTATGAAGTTGGGTTCCAAGCCTGATGCTCTTCAAGCTGATGGAAACTCTATAAG GTATGTGTCATCTGAATTGGCTACAGATGTTACTGTTACGGTTGGTGATGTTACATTTCACCTTCACAAG TTCCCTCTACTGTCGAAAAGCAACAAACTGCAAAAATTGGTATCAAAAGCTAATGAAGAGAGCTCTGATGATATTTACTTGGATGATTTTCCTGGAGGACCAAAGGCCTTTGAAATATGTGCAAAATTCTGTTATGGAATGACTGTTACTCTTAATGCTTACAATGTTGTAGCTGCTCGTTGTGCAGCTGAGTATCTTGAGATGACTGAGGATGTTGATAGAAGAAACTTGGTTTTAAAGATTGAGGTGTTTCTTAACTCAAGTATCTTCCGCTGCTGGAAGGATTCTATCATTGTTCTCCAAACTTCTAAATCTCTTCTGCCATGGTCTGAGGATCTGAAGATCATTGGGAGATGCATAGACTCCATAGCTTCTAAAACTAGTGTGGACCCAGCATACATCACTTGGTCTTACACTTACAATAGGAAATTAGCTGAACCTGATAAAATTGTTGAGGACAAGATGACATTTCTAGAGAAAATTGAGTCTGTTCCTAAGGATTGGTGGGTTGAAGACATATGTGAGCTGGACATTGATCTTTACAAACGAGTAATGGTTGCTGTGAAATCAAAGGGAAGAATGGATGGTCTTGTTATTGGGGAGGCACTAAAAACCTATGCCTTAAGATGGATACCTGATTCTGTGGATACATTAGTTTCTGGTGCCAATGCCTCAAGGACTAAATCTGTGGTAGAAACAATTGTCTGTCTATTGCCATATGATAATGGCATTGGTTGTTCGTGTAGTTTCTTACTGAAGCTATTGAGAGTGGCCATATTAGTCTCTGCAAATGAGTCatcaacaaaagaattgatgAAGAGCATCAGCCTTAAATTGCATGAAGCTTGTGTCAAAGATTTATTGATTCCAGTAAGGTCTCCCCAGACTACTACATATGATGTTCATTTGGTACAAGGTCTTTTGAATCAATACATGAATGACAAAAAAGGAAGCTGTGGCATGGAGGTTGTTGAGGAGAAACATGGAGAAGATGAATATACTTTAGCACGAAGGTCTTTATTGAATGTTGGCAAGTTGGTGGATGGTTATCTTGGAGAAATTGCACATGATCCTAATCTTGGCCTCTCTAGTTTTGCTGATTTGGCACAATCCATTCCAGGTTTCGCTAGACCAGATCATGATGGTCTATACAGAGCTATAGACATCTACTTGAAG GAGCACCCAGAATTGACAAAAGCCGAAAGGAAGAAACTATGTGGACTGATGGATGTCAGAAAATTGACTGCAGATGCTTCCATGCATGCTGCACAGAATGAATACCTTCCCCTTCGAGTTGTAGTCCAAGTTCTCTTCTTTGATCAGGTAAGGTCTTCTATCAGCTTTCAATCACTCGGCCACAATAGCACGTATGACCCTTCAAGCTCTCCAATGAATCGAGATGAGGGGTGTAAGAAAATGATGGAAGATAGCTGCCAACCCCTCAATAACCAGATGAGCCATTTGAGGATCAAGGATGAAGAGTTGCATAAAAATGGGAAATTAGGTAAGAAGAATGGCAAAAACAGCAAAAGTGGCCTTCAGTTGCTGCCGTCAAGATCAAGGAGAATTTTTGACAAGTTATGGAGTGTGAGAAAAGTACTAGGAGAGAATAGGAGCTCGGACACTTCAGGGAGTTCTAGTAGCCCAACTTCTTTAGGCCATGGTGACACCAAATCATGTAGCCTCTCTTTGAGACACCAGAGGCATTCCATCTCTTAG